The DNA region ATTCGAAGACCAGACGGTGCGCCTGGTCATCGCTGGCAATGAACCGGTAGTACGCCCGCATTACGGCCTGAACGCGTTCATCGTTGTCCGTGGTGGAGCTGAGGGCACCCAGCATGAGCTCCGTGAGAGACGTCAGGTGGCTGTCCAGCAAGGCCAGATACAGTTCGCGTTTGGAGGGAAAGTGCTGGTAGAGCACAGGTTTGCTGACATGCGCCGTTTCGGCGATCTCATCCATCGCTGCGCCGTGGTAGCCATTGGCCACAAACACCTCCTGCGCGGCTGCGAGGAGTTGCGCGCGGCGCTCGTCGCGGGGAAGCCGGGCGGATCGCTGGCCGGCGGCGCGCTGCGGGGCGGCCGGTTCGCCGATGGACGCCCGGTCAGTCCGTGCTTCATGGACCACAGTTGTCCTACTTTCCATTGCAGTTACCTCCACTTTACTGCGCGGTAATATGACCGGGCGGTATCTCGGGGCATACATTGAAGTATGGCTTCGACATTCACTGCTAAGGCTTCTTCCGTTTCGCTTGAACCGTTGGTGGAGCCTGCGGCTGATCTGACGCCCGCGGAAGTGGAACGCTATTCAAGGCACCTCATCATTCCCGAGATCGGCGCAGTAGGTCAGCGCCGGCTCAAGAACGCCAAGGTGCTGGTGATCGGCGCCGGGGGACTTGGCTCGCCCGCACTGCTGTACCTCGCAGCCGCAGGTGTCGGCACGCTGGGAATCATCGACGACGACGCCGTTGACCTCAGCAACCTGCAGCGCCAAGTCATCCACGGCGTGGCGGATGTGGGACAGCCCAAGATCGAATCAGCCCGGAACACGATTGCCGGGCTGAATCCTTTGGTGGACGTCCGGCTGCACCACGTCCGGCTGGATGCAACAAACGCACTGGAGCTTTTCGCCGACTACGACCTCATCCTGGACGGTGCGGACAACTTTGCGACACGCTACCTGGTGAACGACGCCGCAGCCATCCTGGGCAAGCCCTACGTCTGGGGTTCGATCTTCCGCTTTGACGGCCAGGTCAGTGTCTTCTGGGAAAAGCATGGACCCACCTACCGCGATCTTTATCCGGAGGCTCCGCCGGCCGGATCCGTCCCCTCCTGTGGAGAGGGCGGCGTGTTCGGGATGCTATGCGCGGCTGTTGGCTCACTCATGGTGACGGAAGCGGTCAAGCTGATCACCGGCGTCGGGCGTTCACTCCTGGGCCGGGTGGCACTCTTCGATGCCCTGGGCGGAAGCTGGCGCGAGATCCGGGTGTCCAAGGACCCGGCCGCGGAACCCATCACTGAGCTGACGGATTACGACGCCTTCTGCGGCATTGCCCCCGCCGCGTCCGCGGACACCGAACACACAGTGACGGCTACCCAACTGGCCACAATGCTGGCGTCACGGAAGGCAGGGCTGAAGGATTTTGACCTGGTGGATGTCCGCGAGTCTGGTGAGCACGACATTGTGAGCATCGACGGATCCGTGCTGATCCCGCAGGGAAGGATCCTGGCGGGGGAGGCCTGGGCTGAGCTTCCCCAGGACAGGGACATCGTGTTCCACTGCAAGGCCGGGACCCGGTCAGCCAATGTCCTGGAGGCCGCCCGGAAGGCCGGATACGAGCGGGTCAGCCATCTCGACGGCGGTATCCTCGCCTGGGTCAGGGACGTGGAGCCGGGCAAACCCGTGTACTAACCTGAGCCCATCAACGACGCTCTCTCACTTATTGCCCCTATTTCAACGATGCTCTCTCACTTCCGCGAAGGAAGTGAGAAAGCGTTGCTGGGGAAGCCGCAGGAAGTGAGAGAGCGTTGCTGGGGAAGCCGCAGGAAGTGAGAGAGCGTTGCTGGGGAAGCCGCAGGAAGTGAGAGAGCGTCGACGCCGGTCAGGCGGTTTCGAGGCCCCGACGGTCCACTGGGCACTCGGCTTGCGCGGCCGCGGCAGGCTGCTCCACTGTAATGCCGTAAAGGGTTTCCAGGGCGGCCACGTAATCGTCCTGCTGGCCGTTTGAGGCAAGTTCGCGTGCCCGCACCGTAGGGACGTGCAGCAACTGCTTCACCATCCGGCGGAGGGCGAACTCCACCTCCTCCGCGGCGGCGG from Arthrobacter pascens includes:
- the moeB gene encoding molybdopterin-synthase adenylyltransferase MoeB, giving the protein MASTFTAKASSVSLEPLVEPAADLTPAEVERYSRHLIIPEIGAVGQRRLKNAKVLVIGAGGLGSPALLYLAAAGVGTLGIIDDDAVDLSNLQRQVIHGVADVGQPKIESARNTIAGLNPLVDVRLHHVRLDATNALELFADYDLILDGADNFATRYLVNDAAAILGKPYVWGSIFRFDGQVSVFWEKHGPTYRDLYPEAPPAGSVPSCGEGGVFGMLCAAVGSLMVTEAVKLITGVGRSLLGRVALFDALGGSWREIRVSKDPAAEPITELTDYDAFCGIAPAASADTEHTVTATQLATMLASRKAGLKDFDLVDVRESGEHDIVSIDGSVLIPQGRILAGEAWAELPQDRDIVFHCKAGTRSANVLEAARKAGYERVSHLDGGILAWVRDVEPGKPVY
- a CDS encoding TetR/AcrR family transcriptional regulator, which codes for MVHEARTDRASIGEPAAPQRAAGQRSARLPRDERRAQLLAAAQEVFVANGYHGAAMDEIAETAHVSKPVLYQHFPSKRELYLALLDSHLTSLTELMLGALSSTTDNDERVQAVMRAYYRFIASDDQAHRLVFESDLINDPDVSSRLETFNKTFADAVARVIAEDTKLPPMEAQLLGRGLAGMAQVSARYWLETDGNLDLDVASDLIYRLAWRGISRFPKET